In Macadamia integrifolia cultivar HAES 741 unplaced genomic scaffold, SCU_Mint_v3 scaffold602, whole genome shotgun sequence, the genomic window CGTGGATTCTTCTGGATGTCGAATTGGTTTCATCAGAAATTAGTAAATTGAATCACCTGAGAGTCGCCTCCAGTCATTTTGCATGTCAAAATTGTCTCAGGTTACCAAAAACTGGCCAGTCATTGGAGAGTCGTTAATTTATTGTATTCATTTGCAGCTGGTGAATCTTTGTCGATGCCCTTAGGGGAACCCTCTGATAATGATTCTGATTAATTTGCATGTATACAATGTGCGAGGCACAGTTTGTGCATGGAATTTTAGACGTCTGAATGTTCTATAGTTTTAAGAGGCAATGCTTTTGAATATTTTCCCTTATTCCTTcctaatttattattatttttatttattttaactaatgctttttccttctttttatttttggatgttgATGCAGAACTTGAAAAACATATTCCTGATCTCCATGTTCTGATATCAACCCCTTTCCACCCGGCATATGTTACAGCAGAGAGGATTAAGAAAGCCAAAAATTTACAACTTCTTTTAACTGCCGGAGTTGGCTCTGATCACATTGACCTGCAAGCTGCAGCTGCTGCTGGACTAACAGTTGCTGAAGTCACTGGAAGTAATGTTGTTTCAGTTGCGGAAGATGAGCTTATGAGAATCCTCATCCTCGTACGAAATTTCTTACCTGGTTACCATCAAGTAATTAGTGGGGATTGGAATGTTGCTGGTATTGCTCATAGGGCATATGATCTTGAGGGGAAGACAGTAGGAACTTTTGGTGCAGGACGCATTGGTAAGCTTTTGCTCCAACGATTGAAGCCCTTCAACTGTAATCTCCTCTATCATGATCGGCTCAAGATGGACCCAGAGATGGAGGCTCAGACAGGGGCAAAGTTTGAGGAGGATCTTGATGCAATGCTTTCAAAGTGTGACATAGTTGTTATCAACACACCTCTTACGGAGAAAACAAGGTATGGATTTCATCTTGTACTCAGGATTACTCTTTTATGCAAAGGATTTTTTTTGCTGGATGTGTTTTTTGCTGCATTGACTCGTACAGAAGCTGATTCATACCTTGTTTTCTCCGTAAGAGGTGTGTTGATAAAAcacctttgtttttttatgaCAACCCATTAATTAGATCAAACTTCTGAGCCTATAGTTATATTTTTAATGATCAGTGGATTGTTTCTAACCCAGAAATTAATGCTTCATGTGTATTCTCTGTTGGTTCTCTTCCTTGATGAATAAGATGGGATTTTTGAGGAGGGGACTGGGGAGACATGACCATCAAAATAAGGGATGATCAGCCCTTTAAGACTATGTCAAAGATGCATCATTGAGGATCAAACTCCTCCCAGTACCACACCCcacacccaccccacccccccccaaNNNNNNNNNNNNNNNNNNNNGGCGAAAAATTAAAGGGTAGTGTATCTAGAACATTATGGCCTCTGTTTTTTAGTTCATTgattactttttttatttttaggctACAGTGGTGATGTATGGTACCCACAACCAGCTCCCAAGGATCATCCATGGCGGTACATGCCAAACCAGGCAATGACACCACATATTTCTGGCACCACAATTGATGCTCAGGTATCTAAAATCTTTGATGTTTTCCCATATCCATCCAActtagattattttttttttttctgtatttcGTTTACATCATTATAATCCTgaaagaaaaatgggaaaattggTGCAGTTACGGTATGCAGCTGGAACTAAGGACATGCTGGATAGGTACTTCAGGGGAGAAGACTTCCCTGCGCAAAATTACATCGTCAAGGAGGGTATAGTGGCCAGCCAGTATCTCTGATTCTGCAATTCCTCAAATTTGCAGATAGCATTCTGTCAAGGAGAGTCACTGTAATGCAAATAAAACCACTTCACTAAATGCTTGCAAATTAGTGTagattttgtacttttttttgcttttaGAGCAAAATAATGTAGTTGAGTACTATTGTGATGTGAAGTTTTCCCGTTGTTTTAGTTCAATCCTTTTCATTTCATGATCTCTATGAGCTTTGAGGACTTGATGTTGGGTTTGCACAATTGTTGAGCGCATTTGCCCTTCAAGCATTAACAGGAACTCTCTTATCATGGGTTCCTAGTTGTAAAACCATGAACGTATCTAAACTGTCATGTGGTAGATATTTGACGGCTCTCTATTCCACTTCCAACTTTCCAGGAGAGGGCATGCCGAACGTGCTCTCATATTCTCTTCAACCCTTACCCTTGATACTCAATAATGGCTTACTCCTACAGGCCAATTTGAGTAGGAGTGTTTAAAGAACCTAGGGACTAATATATTCTAGGCCTCAGAAATGTGATTACCAAAAAGATTCTGCAACGTTGCCATGATATTTGGTATTCTTCATCCTTTTCGGCTCATCTTAAGTTACCAAAAGGGCATTTGTCCAGGATACTCAAGTCTCCAATTgctacaaaaccaaaagaataGTATACAAACAACCCCAAAGAAAATTTAGGGGAAATGTTTTCTTAGGGGAATTGCAGTTTCTGCACGTGCATAGAGGCCAATAGGAGTGAATAAGGAAGCATCCACAAAAATGTCATTCTTCATTTCGTAGGAGCATGTAGGGGCCACATTCCCCCGTAGAAacctttttcttaaaatttcaaaaacaattggaaattaaaaaaagaaaagaaaaaggaaatgctttcttttttcattacaTTATATTATTGACTCCTTCATAGAAGCGGGTGAAATCCCACACCTATTGATGCTTATGTGTGTGCTCTCATTAACCCCAAGCAAGCACATGCCACATTGCCTTTTTGGGGGATAATTCCCAGAATTTTTACACAAAGGGAGGGATCTATATGCTGCCCATGTGTATTGGTATCTTCCACACTAAGACAATGGATGTATGGGAAGGAATGCCATCATGGAGGAGAGAAAGTGAGAGGATGCATATTGCTTGCAGAGTATATATGAGCAGCTCAGTCGTGTGGTTGGCTTTAAGAACTGCCATTGCTTGGAGCAGCCTGGCCGTGAGGACTGCTCCAccccctctcctcttctctccctctccctttctctcatcttcttttctccctccctccctccaccgctttttttccccttcctctgCATCTACCCTTTTTcgctcccttcttcctcctccacttcctttcccttcttcttctgctgGTGCTAGTGTCgatctccccctccctctcccttcttcctcttcttcttctctctccctctcccttcttctacCGTTGTTGCTAGCGTCGGCCTCCCcttttcctctcctctcttcttcttcttcttctctctccctctccttgcttcctcctccactcccctttccttcttctcccaTTGTTGCTATTGTCGGTCACCTCGATCAGTGTTGAGGCTAGTGTAATTGCCCGGCTAGTCTTCCCGCTGGCCGCTTGCCCTGCTTACTAATATATGACTCGGTACTGGCCCTTTTAGGCTAGCTGCTTTCTAGTCGTCATCCTGCCACGCTTGCTACCCTTATGGGTGCCTCCCCTATCAAGCCTACAGCTGTCCCCCCTTCCGGTTGCCATCAAGCTCGTTTGGTCTGTCCTCTACTCATTATGTTGGCCTCCACCTTCATTGTCTGGCTTTCTCATTAGGCCTGATGGCCGTCGATAGCCTACCTTCAGTCTGTGGTTTAGACCTCTGTCCCAATCGGTAGCAGACTCTTCAACACGAACCCATTGGACCACTCTTGGTCAGTAGTCACTCTATCGTTGCCCTCAGAAAGCCAATGTATTGCTCTTTATGGGTTTTTTGTATCCTTTAATAGGTTTGTAACTTCCTCTTTGGGGCTATATTTTTcctccccttcttttaatacaTTTACTATTCGCCCAAAAAAATAACTGACCCAATTAATAATCa contains:
- the LOC122069409 gene encoding formate dehydrogenase, mitochondrial (The sequence of the model RefSeq protein was modified relative to this genomic sequence to represent the inferred CDS: added 125 bases not found in genome assembly); translated protein: MAMKRAATSVIRTVCGPVVADPLPISRSLHASPGSKKIVGVFYKANEYASMNPNFVGCVENALGIREWLESKGHQYIVTDDKEGPDCELEKHIPDLHVLISTPFHPAYVTAERIKKAKNLQLLLTAGVGSDHIDLQAAAAAGLTVAEVTGSNVVSVAEDELMRILILVRNFLPGYHQVISGDWNVAGIAHRAYDLEGKTVGTFGAGRIGKLLLQRLKPFNCNLLYHDRLKMDPEMEAQTGAKFEEDLDAMLSKCDIVVINTPLTEKTRGIFDKERIAKLKKGVLIVNNARGAIMDTQAVVDACSSGQIGGYSGDVWYPQPAPKDHPWRYMPNQAMTPHISGTTIDAQLRYAAGTKDMLDRYFRGEDFPAQNYIVKEGIVASQYL